A single Eulemur rufifrons isolate Redbay chromosome 9, OSU_ERuf_1, whole genome shotgun sequence DNA region contains:
- the SEC14L1 gene encoding SEC14-like protein 1 isoform X2 has product MVQKYQSPVRVYKHPFELIMAAYERRFPTCPLIPMFVDSDTVNEFKSEDGAIHVIERRCKLDIDAPRLLKKIAGVDYVYFVQKNSLNSRERTLHIEAHNETFSNRVIINEHCCYTVHPENEDWTCFEQSASLDIKSFFGFESTVEKIAMKQYTSNIKKGKEIIEYYLRQLEEEGITFVPRWTPPSITPSAESASSSSSCKKQAAALAIGIPDAALKEGLSGEALGSPGGAPEPVVGTPDDKLDADYIKRYLGDLTPLQESCLIRLRQWLQETHKGKIPKDEHILRFLRARDFNIDKAREIMCQSLTWRKQHQVDYILETWNPPQVLQDYYAGGWHHHDKDGRPLYVLRLGQMDTKGLVRALGEEALLRYVLSINEEGLRRCEENTKVFGRPISSWTCLVDLEGLNMRHLWRPGVKALLRIIEVVEANYPETLGRLLILRAPRVFPVLWTLVSPFIDDNTRRKFLIYAGNDYQGPGGLLDYIDKEIIPDFLSGECMCEVPEGGLVPKSLYRTAEELENEDLKLWTESIYQSASVFKGAPHEILIQIVDASSVITWDFDVCKGDIVFNIYHSKRSPQPPKKDSLGAHSITSPGGNNVQLIDKIWQLGRDYSMVESPLICKEGESVQGSHVTRWPGFYILQWKFHSMPACAATNLPRVDDVLASLQVSSHKCKVMYYTEVIGSEDFRGSMTSLESSHSGFSQLSAATTSSSQSHSSSMISR; this is encoded by the exons GCCTATGAAAGGAGGTTTCCTACATGTCCTTTGATTCCGATGTTCGTGGACAGTGACACTGTGAATGAATTCAAGAGTGAAGATGGGGCTATTCATGTCATTGAAAGGCGCTGCAAACTGGATATAGATGCACCCAGACTGTTGAAGAAG ATTGCCGGAGttgattatgtttattttgtcCAGAAAAACTCACTGAATTCTCGGGAACGTACTTTGCACATTGAGGCCCATAATGAAACGTTTTCCAATCGGGTCATCATTAATGAGCATTGCTGCTATACA GTTCACCCTGAAAATGAAGATTGGACCTGTTTTGAACAGTCTGCGAGTTTAGATATTAAATCTTTCTTTGGTTTTGAAAGTACTGTGGAAAAAATTGCAATGAAACAATATACCAGCAACATTAAAAAA ggaaaagaaatcattgaatACTACCTTCGTCAGTTGGAAGAAGAAGGCATAACCTTTGTGCCCCGTTGGACTCCACCTTCCATCACACCCTCTGCAGAATCAGCATCATCATCTTCATCGTGCAAGAAACAAGCAGCGGCTCTGGCCATCGGCATCCCAGATGCTGCCCTTAAGGAAGGGCTGAGCGGCGAGGCCCTCGGCAGCCCTGGCGGGGCACCTGAGCCCGTGGTGGGCACTCCTGACG ACAAGCTGGATGCAGACTACATCAAGAGATACCTGGGCGATTTGACCCCACTGCAGGAGAGCTGCCTTATTAGGCTTCGCCAGTGGCTCCAGGAGACCCACAAGGGCAAG ATTCCAAAAGATGAGCACATTCTTCGGTTCTTACGTGCTCGGGATTTTAACATTGACAAAGCCAGAGAGATCATGTGTCAGTCCTTAACCTGGCGGAAGCAGCACCAGGTAGACTACATTCTGGAAACCTGGAACCCTCCCCAGGTCCTTCAGGATTACTACGCGGGAGGCTGGCATCATCACGACAaag ACGGGCGGCCACTGTACGTGCTCAGGCTGGGGCAGATGGACACCAAGGGCCTGGTGCGAGCCCTCGGGGAGGAAGCCCTGCTGAGATAC GTTCTCTCCATAAATGAAGAAGGGCTAAGACGGTGTGAGGAAAATACAAAAGTCTTCGGTCGCCCTATCAG TTCGTGGACCTGCCTGGTGGACCTGGAGGGGCTGAACATGCGCCACCTGTGGAGGCCGGGAGTGAAGGCCCTGCTGCGCATCATCGAGGTGGTGGAGGCCAACTACCCCGAGACGCTGGGCCGCCTGCTCATCCTCCGGGCGCCCAGGGTGTTTCCTGTCCTCTGGACGCTG GTTAGTCCATTCATTGATGACAACACCAGAAGGAAATTCCTCATTTATGCAGGAAATGACTACCAGGGTCCTGGAGGCCTTCTGGATTACATCGATAAAGAGATTATTCCAGATTTCCTGAGTGGGGAGTGCATG TGTGAAGTGCCAGAGGGCGGACTGGTCCCCAAATCTCTGTACAGGACTGCAGAGGAGCTGGAGAACGAGGACCTCAAGCTCTGGACTGAGAGCATCTACCAGTCAGCGAGTGTGTTCAAAGGGGCCCCGCACGAG ATTCTCATTCAGATTGTGGATGCCTCTTCAGTGATCACTTGGGATTTTGATGTGTGCAAAGGGGACATTGTCTTTAACATCTATCACTCCAAGAGATCACCACAGCCACCCAAAAAGGACTCCCTGGGGGCCCACAGCATCACTTCTCCAGGCGGGAACAACGTGCAGCTCATAGACAAAATCTGGCAGCTGGGCCGTGACTACAGCATGGTGGAGTCGCCCCTCATCTGCAAGGAAGGAGAAAGCGTGCAG GGCTCACATGTGACCAGGTGGCCGGGCTTCTACATTCTGCAGTGGAAATTCCACAGCATGCCCGCGTGTGCCGCAACCAACCTGCCCCGGGTGGACGACGTGCTGGCCTCCCTGCAGGTGTCTTCTCACAAGTGTAAAGTGATGTACTACACCGAAGTGATCGGCTCTGAGGATTTCAG AGGTTCGATGACCAGCCTGGAGTCCAGCCACAGTGGGTTCTCCCAGCTGAGTGCTgccaccacctcctccagccAGTCCCACTCCAGCTCCATGATTTCCAGGTAG
- the SEC14L1 gene encoding SEC14-like protein 1 isoform X1 encodes MVQKYQSPVRVYKHPFELIMAAYERRFPTCPLIPMFVDSDTVNEFKSEDGAIHVIERRCKLDIDAPRLLKKIAGVDYVYFVQKNSLNSRERTLHIEAHNETFSNRVIINEHCCYTVHPENEDWTCFEQSASLDIKSFFGFESTVEKIAMKQYTSNIKKGKEIIEYYLRQLEEEGITFVPRWTPPSITPSAESASSSSSCKKQAAALAIGIPDAALKEGLSGEALGSPGGAPEPVVGTPDDKLDADYIKRYLGDLTPLQESCLIRLRQWLQETHKGKIPKDEHILRFLRARDFNIDKAREIMCQSLTWRKQHQVDYILETWNPPQVLQDYYAGGWHHHDKDGRPLYVLRLGQMDTKGLVRALGEEALLRYVLSINEEGLRRCEENTKVFGRPISSWTCLVDLEGLNMRHLWRPGVKALLRIIEVVEANYPETLGRLLILRAPRVFPVLWTLVSPFIDDNTRRKFLIYAGNDYQGPGGLLDYIDKEIIPDFLSGECMCEVPEGGLVPKSLYRTAEELENEDLKLWTESIYQSASVFKGAPHEILIQIVDASSVITWDFDVCKGDIVFNIYHSKRSPQPPKKDSLGAHSITSPGGNNVQLIDKIWQLGRDYSMVESPLICKEGESVQGSHVTRWPGFYILQWKFHSMPACAATNLPRVDDVLASLQVSSHKCKVMYYTEVIGSEDFRGSMTSLESSHSGFSQLSAATTSSSQSHSSSMISRWRFC; translated from the exons GCCTATGAAAGGAGGTTTCCTACATGTCCTTTGATTCCGATGTTCGTGGACAGTGACACTGTGAATGAATTCAAGAGTGAAGATGGGGCTATTCATGTCATTGAAAGGCGCTGCAAACTGGATATAGATGCACCCAGACTGTTGAAGAAG ATTGCCGGAGttgattatgtttattttgtcCAGAAAAACTCACTGAATTCTCGGGAACGTACTTTGCACATTGAGGCCCATAATGAAACGTTTTCCAATCGGGTCATCATTAATGAGCATTGCTGCTATACA GTTCACCCTGAAAATGAAGATTGGACCTGTTTTGAACAGTCTGCGAGTTTAGATATTAAATCTTTCTTTGGTTTTGAAAGTACTGTGGAAAAAATTGCAATGAAACAATATACCAGCAACATTAAAAAA ggaaaagaaatcattgaatACTACCTTCGTCAGTTGGAAGAAGAAGGCATAACCTTTGTGCCCCGTTGGACTCCACCTTCCATCACACCCTCTGCAGAATCAGCATCATCATCTTCATCGTGCAAGAAACAAGCAGCGGCTCTGGCCATCGGCATCCCAGATGCTGCCCTTAAGGAAGGGCTGAGCGGCGAGGCCCTCGGCAGCCCTGGCGGGGCACCTGAGCCCGTGGTGGGCACTCCTGACG ACAAGCTGGATGCAGACTACATCAAGAGATACCTGGGCGATTTGACCCCACTGCAGGAGAGCTGCCTTATTAGGCTTCGCCAGTGGCTCCAGGAGACCCACAAGGGCAAG ATTCCAAAAGATGAGCACATTCTTCGGTTCTTACGTGCTCGGGATTTTAACATTGACAAAGCCAGAGAGATCATGTGTCAGTCCTTAACCTGGCGGAAGCAGCACCAGGTAGACTACATTCTGGAAACCTGGAACCCTCCCCAGGTCCTTCAGGATTACTACGCGGGAGGCTGGCATCATCACGACAaag ACGGGCGGCCACTGTACGTGCTCAGGCTGGGGCAGATGGACACCAAGGGCCTGGTGCGAGCCCTCGGGGAGGAAGCCCTGCTGAGATAC GTTCTCTCCATAAATGAAGAAGGGCTAAGACGGTGTGAGGAAAATACAAAAGTCTTCGGTCGCCCTATCAG TTCGTGGACCTGCCTGGTGGACCTGGAGGGGCTGAACATGCGCCACCTGTGGAGGCCGGGAGTGAAGGCCCTGCTGCGCATCATCGAGGTGGTGGAGGCCAACTACCCCGAGACGCTGGGCCGCCTGCTCATCCTCCGGGCGCCCAGGGTGTTTCCTGTCCTCTGGACGCTG GTTAGTCCATTCATTGATGACAACACCAGAAGGAAATTCCTCATTTATGCAGGAAATGACTACCAGGGTCCTGGAGGCCTTCTGGATTACATCGATAAAGAGATTATTCCAGATTTCCTGAGTGGGGAGTGCATG TGTGAAGTGCCAGAGGGCGGACTGGTCCCCAAATCTCTGTACAGGACTGCAGAGGAGCTGGAGAACGAGGACCTCAAGCTCTGGACTGAGAGCATCTACCAGTCAGCGAGTGTGTTCAAAGGGGCCCCGCACGAG ATTCTCATTCAGATTGTGGATGCCTCTTCAGTGATCACTTGGGATTTTGATGTGTGCAAAGGGGACATTGTCTTTAACATCTATCACTCCAAGAGATCACCACAGCCACCCAAAAAGGACTCCCTGGGGGCCCACAGCATCACTTCTCCAGGCGGGAACAACGTGCAGCTCATAGACAAAATCTGGCAGCTGGGCCGTGACTACAGCATGGTGGAGTCGCCCCTCATCTGCAAGGAAGGAGAAAGCGTGCAG GGCTCACATGTGACCAGGTGGCCGGGCTTCTACATTCTGCAGTGGAAATTCCACAGCATGCCCGCGTGTGCCGCAACCAACCTGCCCCGGGTGGACGACGTGCTGGCCTCCCTGCAGGTGTCTTCTCACAAGTGTAAAGTGATGTACTACACCGAAGTGATCGGCTCTGAGGATTTCAG AGGTTCGATGACCAGCCTGGAGTCCAGCCACAGTGGGTTCTCCCAGCTGAGTGCTgccaccacctcctccagccAGTCCCACTCCAGCTCCATGATTTCCAG atGGCGATTTTGCTGA